The DNA segment ACAGGAGAATCCCTCCGCTTGTTTTAAATAAAATCACAAATGGCGAATGATTCTGCAATCGAATCATTCGCCATTTTCTAGTTGATTTTAAGTTTTTCAATTAGTTCGTTTCATCCACAGTAAGAAGCGTAGAATGAGTCATAATGATAAAGTCGGCATCTTGTGCTGGAAAAGAGGCCACACGGCGGAATCCGATCGACTCGTACAGCTTGATCGCCCGCTTATTAAACGTCGCAACAGACAGCCGCACGCCCGTATTAGGATACCTCTCTTTTAAAAAGGAAGCGATTTTCTGAAAAAAAGCATGTCCTTTTCCCTGTCCTGTTAGCTGTGGTGCCATCCCAAGTCCGATATCAATAAACCGCTCCACGTACATACCCGTTGCTCGACCTTCGGGCACTTGGGCAGAGGTACCAATACAAAAGATCCCGACAAGCTGCTCCCCGCATCGAATGGTATAA comes from the Alkalihalobacillus sp. FSL W8-0930 genome and includes:
- a CDS encoding GNAT family N-acetyltransferase, with the protein product MENGVIADITPEDAVEVIHWKYEAPYDFYNIRAQAEAMQEFLMNPYYTIRCGEQLVGIFCIGTSAQVPEGRATGMYVERFIDIGLGMAPQLTGQGKGHAFFQKIASFLKERYPNTGVRLSVATFNKRAIKLYESIGFRRVASFPAQDADFIIMTHSTLLTVDETN